The window CAGCTCGGCGACGGCCGTACGCAGCCGTTCGAGCCGTTCGTCCGCCGGAGCCGTCTCGCAGACGTCCTTGGCGAGCGAGCCGAGCACGCGGCCGTCCAGATCCGACAGGAGCACCGCCACACGGTGCGGGCCGATCTCCAGACCCAGCAGATGGCCCGCCTCCGCCCGGAAGCGGAACCGGCGCGCGGGCCGGCCCTGGCGCCGCGCGGCACTCTCGTCGGCCGCGGTCTCCACGACGAGCCCGCCGCCGATGAGACCCTCCACGACGCCCTCGACGGTGGGCCGGGACAGCCCGGTCACCCGGGTGATCTCGGTGAGGGTCGCGAAGTCCGTCGCCCGCAGCGCGTGCAGCACCACCGCGGAGTTGATCCTCCGCAGCAGAGAGGGATCCCCGCCGGTCAACTGCCCCAACGTCCGTCCTCCCAGCTCGTGCGCGTGTCGGTTGGCCGGATCGTACTCGGCGCGGCGGGTCCCGGCGAGTGCCGGGGACCCCCTCCCTGCCCGGGACCGGAATCAGCCGGGTGCCACGAACCCCGACTCGTACGCCGCGATCACCGCCTGTGTGCGGTCCCGGGCCCCCAGTTTCGCCAGTACCGCGCTGACGTGGGACTTCACCGTCTCGGTGCCGACCACCAGCCGCGTGGCGATCTCCGCGTTCGACAGACCCCGGGTCATCAGCCGCAGCACCTCCGCCTCACGGTCGGTCAGGGCCGCCCGCTCCAGAGCGGCCCGGGCCGCTGGATTCCCGTCACCGTCCCCGAACTCGGCGGCCAACTGCCGCACCGACGCCGGGAACAGCAGCGACTCTCCCTCGGCGACCAGCCGCACGGCGTGCACGATCTCGGCCGGCCGGGCCCGTTTCAGCAGAAAGCCGTCGGCCCCCGCGCGCAGCGCCTCGTACACGTACTCGTCGTTCTCGAAGGTCGTCACCACGAGGATCTTCGGCGGCCGGTCGACGGTCCGCAGCACCGCGCGCGTGGCCTCGATGCCGTCCATCAGCGGCATACGGACGTCCATCGCGACGACGTCGGGCCGCAGCCGCCGCACCAGCGGGATCACCGCCGCGCCGTCGGCGGCCTCACCGACGACCTCGATGTCGGGCTGCGCCTCCAGAACGGCCCGCAGACCGGCTCGTACGAGGGGTTCGTCGTCGACGAGCAGAACGGTGACCGGCATCCGGCCAGCGTAGATCAGCGCAACGGCAGCTCGACGTGCACCTGCCAGTCGCCCTCGTCCGGGCCGGTCCGCGCGCTGCCGCCCAGCAGCGAGGCCCGCTCCCGTATGCCCCGCAGGCCGCTGCCCCGGCCGGGTCCCGGTATCTCCGCCGTCAGCGGATTGCGCACCTCAAGGGAGAGTGTCCGGTCCTCGACCGCGATACGGATGCGGACGGGCACCGAGCCCGCGTGCCGCAGCACGTTGGTGAGCGACTCCTGGAGGATGCGGTAGCCCTCGCGCGAGACCGGACCGGGCACCGTCTCCAGCGGGCCCGTCATCTCGGCGTCGATCTTCGCCCCGGACGTGCGCGCGGACTCCATGAGCCGGTCGGCCTCCACCAGGGTCGGGCGGCCGCTCGTGGGCCGCCGCGACTCGCGCAGCACACCGAGCACCCGCTCCAGGTCCTCCAGCGCGGCACGGCCCGTGTCCTCGATGGCGAGCAGAGCCCGGTCGGTGAACTCGGGGCTCCCCGCGGCGCGCGCGGCACCCGCCTGCACCACGGCCACCGTCAGCGCGTGGCCGATCGAGTCGTGCAGCTCACGGGCGATGCGGGAGCGCTCCAGGAGCTGCTCGGTGCGCTCCTCCAGGGTGGCGAGCCGTTCTGCGGCGGACGGACCGAGCAGGCGGCGCGCGATCACCGTCATCAGCTCGCCGAGGCCGACCACGGCGGCGTACATCGCGACAAGGGGAAGCGGTGCGAGCAGCGCGTAGGCCCAGTGCGGCTGCGACACCGGCAGGAACGGATTGTCGTCCGGCACATAGCCGGTCGAGATCCGGACCAGGTCCACGGCGATGAGCGGCAGCCACACCGTGACGCCCGCCACCACCCACCCGAAAGCCATGCGTACTTCCAGCAGGAGCACGGTCCGCAGCCGGTCGTACCAGGTGGCCGACGGCGCGATGGAAATGGCCGTGTCCTGTCCGCCCTGCCCGGCCCGATCTCCGCGCTCGTCCCGCTCGCCCGGCGTCAGCATGAACCGCGCCTGCACGCCCTCGCCCCGACGCACGGCCGGGATGAGCCCCAGCGGAACGACCAACAGCGCGGGCACCCACGGCTTGGACGGGTCGATGAACATCCACACGCTGACGAACAGCATCGGCACCCACAGGTGCAGCAGCCGGGTGTACGTCGTCCCGCGGGTCAGCGGGCGCAGCAGGCGGACCATCCCGTCATCGTGCCAGCCGGTACCGACAACGAGCCTCCCCCGAGCGGGGGAGACGCACTCCCCGGGCGGGGGAGGCCCAACACCCCTCCCGCCAGCCAGTCTTGGCCCATGACCAGCATCGACGTCCAAGAACTCACCAAGGAGTACGGCACCACGCGTGCCGTGGACCGGCTGACCTTCGGTGTCGCGCCGGGCCGCGTCACCGGCTTCCTCGGTCCCAACGGCGCGGGGAAGTCCACCACCATGCGGCTCGTACTCGGCCTGGACCGGCCCACGTCCGGCACCGCGACCCTCG of the Streptomyces aurantiacus genome contains:
- a CDS encoding sensor histidine kinase, encoding MVRLLRPLTRGTTYTRLLHLWVPMLFVSVWMFIDPSKPWVPALLVVPLGLIPAVRRGEGVQARFMLTPGERDERGDRAGQGGQDTAISIAPSATWYDRLRTVLLLEVRMAFGWVVAGVTVWLPLIAVDLVRISTGYVPDDNPFLPVSQPHWAYALLAPLPLVAMYAAVVGLGELMTVIARRLLGPSAAERLATLEERTEQLLERSRIARELHDSIGHALTVAVVQAGAARAAGSPEFTDRALLAIEDTGRAALEDLERVLGVLRESRRPTSGRPTLVEADRLMESARTSGAKIDAEMTGPLETVPGPVSREGYRILQESLTNVLRHAGSVPVRIRIAVEDRTLSLEVRNPLTAEIPGPGRGSGLRGIRERASLLGGSARTGPDEGDWQVHVELPLR
- a CDS encoding response regulator transcription factor, encoding MPVTVLLVDDEPLVRAGLRAVLEAQPDIEVVGEAADGAAVIPLVRRLRPDVVAMDVRMPLMDGIEATRAVLRTVDRPPKILVVTTFENDEYVYEALRAGADGFLLKRARPAEIVHAVRLVAEGESLLFPASVRQLAAEFGDGDGNPAARAALERAALTDREAEVLRLMTRGLSNAEIATRLVVGTETVKSHVSAVLAKLGARDRTQAVIAAYESGFVAPG